A window of Nicotiana sylvestris chromosome 8, ASM39365v2, whole genome shotgun sequence genomic DNA:
CTAAGATGTTAAAATAATAAgtttgcaacaacaacaacatacccaatattatcccacaccgtggggtctggggagggtagtgtgtacgcaaactttACCCCTACCTTCTGGATATAGAGagattgtttccaatagaccctccgCTAAGGATTTATTTCAtttacaacaacaaaaataataagTTTGCATTGAGTACAAAAGAGAAGGGATTTTCAGTTCACTTCTTAAGCAACTGAATATGTTCTGGAAAATAGGATCTCATTTAGGCAGAGAACGAGCTTGCGAATAAATTTATATTGATCCACTAATCCAGATTACCAATTATCTTGAGACATAGAGCAAAGCGCATAAACATAATATAAGACAGAAGCATCAAGCAGTaaaaggacaaaagaaaaaggaaaaaattatatATACACCGCACTACATTTCAGTGTAGCAAGATGCAATTGTTGGTTCTTGACATTAACTAGAACTGGAGATAGAGAAAAGTAAGTAACTAATGTAACAGATCCTAAGAACTCACTGCACTAAAGAACAGTCCGGTACATAAAGCATCCTGCATTATGCAGGGTGGGAAGAAGGGCCGCACTCCAAAGGGTATGATGTAGACAGCCTAccctaatgcatgcattagtggCTACGGCTTGAACTCgtaacctataggtcacacggagacaacttgACCTAAGAACTCACTACACTAAACGGATAAAAAGCCCGTCGTTGACATATACAGAAATTGCCTCAGTCTCAGATGATTATCACTCAAAACTAAAAACTCCAGAACTATGGATAGTACTATAACTAAACTCTTAAACACTTCCTCTAGAGACATCAGCAAATCAAAAACGTTGCTTCAACCTCTCTGCAAATTCTACTGGACATATCACTACAGAATCTACACAAAGTCCacctttagtgtgtgtgcaatcGATCTGAGTCATAGAATATTTAACTTTCATGGGTGTAACCGAAcctgtaacaacaaagtcacctACATGGTGGTACTTCCACGTTCCAGGTTCATTCAAGTAACATTGGGTTGTAGCTTGTTGACCCTCTGATGTTGAGAGCTGAAAGCGCACAGGCTTTTTATCCCACCCGTGGACGTGCTCGGAGTTGCAGATCCTACGTCCAAATCTCCGAGAGGCACGTCCTAATTGCAGTCTAAAGAATATGCTATAGGACCCAACAGGGAGTGGGAAGTCAACTTCTCCGTCAACTTCGAACCACCAGATTTGTTGGAGATATGCAACGGACTTGAATCTGCATGGACAGACAGGAAAAGAAATCAATAAATATTCAGTCTGAGCATGTACTAGCTTTTCAAGATTATAGCGATAGAATGAGAACATACAGGCGCAGTACAAGCATACCAGTGATTAGCCAGTATTAGAACAAGAACATGAGTAAGAAATGCAGATAATTATtcattttcctttgcttttactTTCAAGAATGAGCTACAGAGATCCTCGAAGCAGTCATTCAGGCACCAAGACATCTCAAAAAGGCCATGACCCCATGTAGAGCTAGAGCGTGAAATTTCCCTAAAgctcaatcttttttttttttttataactatGGTGTCCGGGCCAGCTTGCGCTCGCCTCGACTAATTCCACGGATACCTGCCACCTCCCACCAGCAACAAATATCACGTAACTTTGTCCATCAAGGCTTGGACAGataggaagaaatcacctagtgtttttgCCTCCACTGAGATTTGAACCAGAAATCTCATGGTGCTCACCCACTTCACAGTTATCCCCTAAAGCTCAATCATTTATGTGCATTCCAAATACAACCTCTTCTTTTTGGTTAATTATGGGGCAATACGAGGAACCTTAAATCATTCTCCCCCGTTTCAATTTAAATGACGCATTTTCCTTATTAGTCTGTTCcgaaaagaatgacacatttctatattTGGCAACAATTCTACTTTAAACTTTTCATTTCATCAACTTTACCCTTAATGAAAGCTTTTATAGCAagacaaatgtcatggccccacaaagctTTTGCCTTTTAAGCTTTTAGAACCATatgtttcaaaagtcttttttttttccttaaactttgtgtcaagtcaaactacatcatctaaattgaaacagagggaatAGCAATCTAGAACGATAAATGGGCTTCTATAAGGTTTTATGAGGAAACAGGTATAATTTGGTCTCTGCTCTCCTCCCGCAACCCCACCACCTCAAAGCCCGCATACTAATGTTAAAGAGTGGTCCTGATTGGAATTGCTAGGTAAACCATTTGGATTAACGAGCAGTGAGGAAATTTGAATTCTTTTTTTGTTAAACAAAAGTCTCACCTGCATCAGTAAATAATGAGCTAAGAAGAAATGTTCAACAATGATGACAATTTGGAAACTCCTAACTCACAATTAGATTGCAAGGATAATACTATTAAGAAAGACAACACGACTGCCCCCTCAAATATATCAAGCACTAAATGTCCCAAGGATTATTCAGAACAagtaaagaaacaaaaataatctACAGGGTAAAGACACACTTATCCATGCTTCTTCAACTAATTTTGGTAATTTTCTAGAATGAAAACTCCTACAGAATAGGAGGATGAAATGTCATCCTGGCATCTAACAGACTAATTACATCATAGAAATGAGAATTTAAAAAGATAAGACTACATTAAACAACTGCAATTCACACGCTTGAAACTTCTTAAGAAAGAATATCACAAGCTAGACAAGAAAATTCATGTAACAAAAACCTTTTATTGGGAGGATTCAATCACAAAAAGGTTCCCTACAAggatccttttttttttatttcacttGGAGTTGCTCGGCAAGTCTAGAAACACATAAATCAataaccacacaaatacaaaCATTCATTCTACCATAACTATACATCAAGCAAAGCAATCTCAAAACCTCACCTTGATTCATCAGTTTCAATCCGACTCCAATATCTCCTATCATCAATGCCCGTTATCGCCAAGCCACTTGAAGATATAGACATACAAACTCTTCCAGTACTCTTATCTAACCAAACTCTCTGCATAAATCCCAAAAACCATCAAACTCATTTTCCACCCTCAAACAAATTATTAGCCTTTACATTACTTCTCAAGTATTTAATACTATAACTAGCCTTTAAGTTACTGCTCAAATCTAATACTACCACCTTAACAACAACGCCTCAATACCAAACTAGTACAGAAATGATAGTAATTTTTCTTTTCAGGAAAAATCCAGAGGAACACAAGGAAAAAGCtaatgaaattcaaaaaaatgCCACGCTCTCAAAACAATAGCGGAAAAAAGGATATATTTTTGGGGTATATAtaaatgcatttttgtatgttatatacaaaaaattatacaaattttatatacttgtGTGGCTACTTTTGCGGCTACCATATGTAAATAATTTCGACAAAGTACTAAAAGTGATCTTTGCCAATAAAATTCTTCATAAATAGGGTATACAAATTATGTGCCTTTAGATTACATCTCAAATTTTCATAAATAAAACTACTAAAATAACACCACCTCATTAGTACAACTAATTTCCCAGTTAATGAAAAAATTGGGCACACAATTAACATCTTTAAAATGAAGATTTAGCAAAAGAGGGATAAAGATTGGACCTTTGTACCACCATCAAATGAATTGGGTCGACAAAGCCTAGCATAGATGTCTCTTTTACACAAATTGTTAGGAAAATTTTGGACCCTTTGAATAATAGAGGCATAATTAAGGGGCAACTTAGATTCCCACACAAAATCAGCAGAAGAAGCTCCCCTGAAAGCCCTGTTAAGCTTAGACAATTTACAGATCTCAAGAGGGTCCATATATACAAGAACTGAAGCCACACAACTCTCTGGCAAATCACCAAGACTAGGATTAATTGGCTCAGTTGATGAAATCAAGAAAGAAAAAGCAGAACCCATGTTGGGTTTGGCTTAAAATTACAGAAAGTTCAATTCTTGGCAACTGGTttataaaacaaaaacaagaaattGTGATTGTGGGTATTAAAGAGAGAAACAGAAAGTGGAAAGCTACAGACAGCTGGAGTTGAAGGGAATATGTATATATGTGGAATGGACGGTGActtttacatatatatatgttgGTGTACTTTTGTTGTGTTTTTTCTTTccctcctatatatgtgtctgtTGGATTTTGCGTAGGGGTTTTTGGTTTTGGGGGGAAGTGGGGGGGGGGAGGTGGGGGGGAGGTGGGGGGAGTTTGGTATGTATAGGATGGTGGGAGGTATGGATTAGTAGTAATAGAGGTTGGATTAGATTGAAAAAATGAAATGTATAATTAATGCAAAGGTTGATTGGATAATTATGACAAAATTTGACTACATTGGCAAGAAGAACAAAATTAAATTCATATTTTAAAGTACACATTTAGTAGCTTAATTAATTATAAACGTATCTGTATAGTTATTAGTTATGCTTTTATTAAATCCATCATGTTATTGGCACTTTACTAATAAAAATAGCAAGAGTGAACTTGGAGAAAAATAATGActgttttttgtatttttgaaaaaagacaATATTACAGACAAttctttttgaaaataaaaaatgaagatGATTATAGATAGGTAAAATTAAgcgggcgtttggacataagaattttaaaattccaaaaaaaggtgaatttttttttaagtgaaaatgatatttgaaatttagagttgtgttgggacatgaatataattttgggttgttttttaagttttgtgagtgatttgagtgaaaattttaaaaaataactttttggagtttttcaaaaatttccaaaatgcattTTCGAGGgaaaattgaaatttttatgaaCATGCGTTAATTTCGgaaaaaagtgaaatttttttgaaaaaaaaggaaaaattttcTTAGTCCAAACGGGCTCCCCTCCTAGTCTGTTGGATTCTGCGTACGTTTttttggggtggggggggggtgggggtggggggtggtAGAGGACTAGGGAGTTTGGTATGTATAGGATGATGGGAGGTATAGATTATTAGTAATAGTAGTTGGATTAGATTGAAAAAATGAAATGGATAATTAATGCAAAGGTTGACTGGATAATTATGATAAAATTTGACTATATTGGCAAGAAGAacaaatttaaattcatattttaaaGTAGATATTTGATAGCTTTAATTAATTATAAACATTTTTGTATTATTATTAGTTAtgtttttattaaatatattatttaattgACACTCTACTAATTAAACAgtgaatttgaaagaaaaaaataatgactttttttgtattttggaaAACGACAGAATATagacaattcttttttttttttttaaaaaatgaagaTGATTTTAGATTAGATAGAATTAGTTTCTCATCTTAAGTTTTATTTTGTTCTATACCTAGCCTGCATTTATTCTTAATTaagttttctcttctttctttttttatttgttaCGTACCTAGCCTGCGTAATCTTGTTTATCCTCCTCTTCTTATTCTTTTATCCTTTAGGTGATTAAGGATAAATCTAGTAGTCTTTATTTTATTGACTCgaataataataattaagttgagaAGGAATAGAATTTTCTGGAAGACACGGTAATATGACAATTTTTGTGTGGATAAGGTATATCTTTATTGCATGATCTAAATGAAAGCGCATACTATTTTGGATAATTTAGATGAACATCAGATTTGGACGGCTATGGTAAATATACAACCAATTAATTACCAGTAATAAATAATTAATGAAATAAGTCAATCTTTACTCTCTGCTCATTATTAGCGAAGATTGATTTTACCATTTCAAATTGGGGTTTCAATTCGGTTATATAGCAACCATGGTAGATTTAGAAAAAGTTTTACATTAATCTGCTGCTTGCATTAGTAAATTGCATGTTAATCTTTATACTATTATACATTAGAATGTTATGCATATGGATAAAATCTAGTTAGGGAGCACTTCCTCCATAAATGGGCCATACACGACGTGAATTCGAATATAATTTGACTtcaataaaaatattaaataccGGGTgaaaaacaggaaaaaaaaacatgaaaaggaGAGTAATTCattaaattattttaaacttcACACCACTAATGAATAAACTTTGGACTACAAATTTctttcctatttttcttcttcttttacacttCCTTTTTTCTAATTTTGTACATGgaaatttctttccttttttatttttcttttacacttcattttttcttctatttcaTCTTACGCTGTTAAAAAGCAAGACTGAACGGATACGTTGTATTTCAAATATTCTTTTCCAATAAAGTATGTAAATTGTACgaacataaatattctctatgtatgggtcaaaattagaTCAGATAAATTCGGCACGCGAAAACATAAGGTCAAGGTCGGATAGGCCGAGGTCGGAtaggccgaggtcggacagtcatcaattGACCGAGGTCGGACAATCATAATTAAAGCCGAGATCGGACGATCATAATTAAAGCCGAGATCGGACActcatcaataaggccgaggtcaGACAGTAATGAAACAACTAGTTTGCTTTGGAATACTCAAAAAAAATATTCTACCGAATATTCCCTCTAAATTGTACCTTTTTTAGGATTTTCTATGGataccccttataaataggaggggAAGACCTCCCAAAAAAGGGGGCTCTCTCACTctttcactctctctctctctctaaaaaatATGTAAACACATCTCTCTAAATAGATGGGAGGATCTGTGATCCTATACCTTCATCAGATCCAACAAGGGTCCTAAGGTTCTTGtatttgtctatcattcatctttatcaaataaaagaagatccgtctcactcaagattgggtgaatcttttcctttatttacattttattgtcacttaatgttacttaatgcatcttTTTTTATGCTATTAAATCTGGTCATAATAACTGTGAACGGTTACTTGGCTATAtttttctattcatattattcatcTCGGATCTAAAGTTAATTATCCTTAACTAAGATTTAccctttattttctttgactgATTTGTtcaaaaggtttcaatatcttttgagtcaaacactcTATATGTCAAGGCTACAAAttaaggtaccaaaatgcttattaGAAATCATGAAAACAAAAGTTTTACACTAATGATATAACTAATCGTATTAGCACACTTTCCATCAGATATCTTGTGTATCACACGTCAAAAAATTGCATTACCAAATTCTTTGCTttaaaaaacccaaaaaaaaaaaaaaaaaaaataacagatTATGGTCGGTCACATTTGCCACTTTTATTAACCAAAAGATACAAACATAAACCAATCATTTTGCATAATCCGTTCGCATACCGAACAAGCTTTtaatttaattaaataatatattCCACAATATGAGTTGTTTTACTTGTATGGGTCAAAATATGACTAGAAATCTAGTACGAGATTAGATTATCGATAAACGATTAGGCCGAGGTCTTGCACAAGATTAAAGAAATCAACGAGCAAGTTGATTAATCGGAGCAGAGGTCGGGAATTCTGGCCGGCCATAACGGCTAGTTTCATAGTAAAGTGCTTTTGGGGAATTCCACCGAATATTCTCAGTACTTGTACTTTAAGTTAGGTAAGGGATATGTCTTATATAAGGGGAAGGGAGAGAGAAGAGGGGGGTATGTACTATTCCATATGATAAGTTCTCTCATGAAAAAGTTGACTCTGAAGTAAAATACAAACATTATCTTTACATAAGGGTTCGATTTGTTGTTCATCCCACTTTCTCGCATCAAATCCGAGAAAGCTCCCTAGGTTCCCACGTTTGTTTGTCTTACATCATTGTCAGAGAgagaatcatccacctcattcaatatttgggtgaatcattctctctatttacatttattgtcatttaatatatttattgcttatcattacCTCCCAAACACTCATAACAGTACCATTAAATATCCTTTTGCTTTAAATTGGTTTAAATGCAATTATATATTACTTGTATCAGCCAATTTCAGATCTAGGatttactccctccggtccaaaataagtgattttttagcTGTTTTCACACAGGTTAAGAAATTAACCTTTTAACaataattaacaataaaattgaccatattaatctttattatctcttcacataaacactcctaacacatattccaacACTATTTTACTACAAGGGCaatataggaaaaaaataattaattcattcttgaaatttaaaaaaatcacttattttgaaccacaaaataaaggcaaaaaaattacttattttgaacCGAAGAAAATATTATGTTTAGCTAAGAATTTATCCTCTATTATCTCATTTATTTAGTTTAATAAAAAGGCTTAATACTTTTTGATCAAACATTatcattctttctttttttgtacTTTCGGCTTCACATTCAGCTAGTATGAAACCGTGATCCTGTTGAAAACTACTATGTATATTTATTTATAAACTGAAATATAGGCTATACAAATCAGTCTTTGGTTTACGTGTAAAAGTCTAacaagaaaaattaaaataacaTACTAGGTAATAGGTTgcattaaaaaattaaaatatttaggTGGTTTGTGGTGGGAGTAtgctatgtatttatttattcaatgtttaatattttaaaatttggaAGTAATAAGTGGCAAATCAATTATAGAGGTCTGTATCTAGCACCCTCTACGTGTGTATGAGTCAGAAAACCATTTGACAACTCATCCTGCTGGTTTGCACCACGTAGCTCAAGGTCAAGTGTGCGTGGAATTGATAATGATAAGAtggaaattttattttgtgtctcatacaactgacactagttatATGAGGTATTTTTTTTGTCTTAtagttttgtggacccagatttATGTGGACAAGTGTAAAATTGGGATCCACGAATTTATGAGACAAAAAGGAGTctgtcacgatccgaattttccaccctcgggagtcgtgatgacgcctactagtaAAAGTTAGGCAAACCAACTAACTGAACtatttaccttgtttccattTTCAATCTGATAacagttaagagccaacaattagataacaacataatTGAATACGCGGAAGACTGCAttgtaaagttttaataataTTGCTAATACCAAtgcataacaaatctacccaagactggtgtcacaacttcacagattgtctaggagtactacaaataaaggtctgaaataaataaatacaacactgtctctgaaaatacatgaaagaaacatgaatagtagatagaagaagacgccaaggcctacagacgcctgcaggactacctcgggtcgcctgataaACAAGAAACAGCAATCTCACTGTGGTCTGAAACCTAagtactgggatctgcacaaaagagtgcagagtgtagtatcagcacaaccgaccccatgtgttggtaagtgtctagcctaacctcggcgaagtagtgacgaggctaggaccagattaccaaataaacctgtgcagttaaatcatatacagcgaaaaagaagaacagtaatgtacAGTTAAGTATGGGGTAACATGCTACGGGGACAtcgaataataacagaagaacaacaaataaatatgaggatcaccacagttcaattgaaaataggaagagagaatcatgctgcggggtacaacaagtatcaacaggaaaccaataattaaatgtagagaaaccgtaactcagttatcaataaaaatcagaaaatcaaagacaagtgcacgacatcacccttcgtgctttaacactctctcaccaaacaatacacggcatcacccttcgtgctttaacactctctcaccaaaacaatacacggcatcacccttcgtgctttacactcttccttacccaagcaacaatcacaaggcaaatagggtaagagaatctataacatcgaaataaaatcaagtaacaacagaaattcagtaaataaacgtaaaggacaacataactcaattatcagcaataatcaggaaaatcaaggacaagtgcacggcaacacccttcgtgcttttactctcgtcctcaccataagaatcaatataaactgcacggcatcacccttcgtgcttttactctcatcctcacc
This region includes:
- the LOC104217242 gene encoding F-box protein PP2-A12-like, whose amino-acid sequence is MGSAFSFLISSTEPINPSLGDLPESCVASVLVYMDPLEICKLSKLNRAFRGASSADFVWESKLPLNYASIIQRVQNFPNNLCKRDIYARLCRPNSFDGGTKRVWLDKSTGRVCMSISSSGLAITGIDDRRYWSRIETDESRFKSVAYLQQIWWFEVDGEVDFPLPVGSYSIFFRLQLGRASRRFGRRICNSEHVHGWDKKPVRFQLSTSEGQQATTQCYLNEPGTWKYHHVGDFVVTGSVTPMKVKYSMTQIDCTHTKGGLCVDSVVICPVEFAERLKQRF